Genomic DNA from Haloarcula marina:
GCCGACGCGGTGGTGCTCCCGGGAACGAAGAACACCGTCGACGACTTACTGGCGCTTCGAGAGGCCGGATTCGACGCGGCCGTGGCGGATTTCGACGGCCCGGTCGTCGGCCTCTGTGGCGGCTATCAGATGCTCGGCGAGGAAATCACGAACGCGTCCTTCGAAGGAATCGGAGACAGGGACGACATCGAAGGATTCGGTCTCCTGCCGATTCGGACGACGTTTTCGGCCGAGAAGACCGTGATTCACGTCGAACGGGAATTGCGCGGCGTCGGCCCACTTGACGGGGCCGACGGGACCGTCGAGGGATACGAGATACACACGGGCGACTCCACACTGACCGGCGACGCCCGCCGCCCGTTCGAGGGCGACGGGGCGGCGACTGATTCGGTGTTCGGAACGTACCTCCACGACCTCTTCGAGAACCGTCTCGCGAGAAGTGCCTTCGTGAGAAATACGTTCGAGGCGACCGGGAAAGCGCCCAGCGCTCGTAATTCCGGAGACGGAGCCGACCCGTTCGACAGCGCGGCCGCCCTCGTCGCCGACTACGTCGACCCCGGACCGCTACCGGTCGAGTGGTAGTTTTTTCACGGATTATTTTCGCGAACTTTATGTGGGTTCGGGGGCCCATCGCCGCTAATGGTCGAAGTGTTCGCGGTGGCCAGCGGCAAGGGTGGGACCGGCAAGACCACGAGCACGGTCGCGCTGGGGATGGCGCTCGCCGACCAGTACGACGTGACCGTGGTCGACGCCGACACCGGAATGGCGAACCTGCTCTTTCACGCGGGCCTCTCTGACGTGGAAACGACGCTCCACGACGTGTTGGCCGAGGACGCCGCGGTCGGTGAGGCGGCATACGAGCGGTTCGGGATGACCGTCGTTCCCTGCGGGACGAGTCTCGACGGCTTCCGCGAGTCAGACCCGACGCGGCTACGCGAGGTGGTGGCGACGCTCGCCGCCGACACCGACGTACTCTTGCTCGACTCGCCGCCGGCGCTCGACAGTCGGGCGGCGGTTCTACCGGTCGTGATGGCCGACCGGACGGTCATCGTCCTCCAGCCGACGATTCCGGCCATCTCCGACGGCCTGAAAGTACAGGAGTACGCCACCTCGTACGGAACCGACGTTGCGGGCGTCTTGTTCAACAAGGTTCGGGACGACGAGCGTATCGACGACGTGGCCGCGAAGACCGACCGCTACTTCGAGGGGTCGACGCTGGCGACGGTGCCCGAGAGCGAACGGGCGCGGGAGGCGCGCCGTGCCGGGCGACCCTTGCTCGCCCACGCTCCGGACTGTGCGGCGGCCACTGCCTATCGGGCGGCCGCCGATTCGCTGTCGATTCGTCGCGGCGACTCCGAGGCCGTCGCCGACCGATTCCGCAGCGCCGTCATTCCGGACACGCCATGAGACTCCCCCGCGGAACCCTCCGGAAATCTCGCGTGGTAGCCGACCCCCGCGAGACGCTCGCGGACGTTCTCGACCGCGAACTGACGGGCTACGCGGTGTTCGAGTCACAGGAGACCGTGTTACTCGACGCCGAGGGCCGCGGCCTCGTCACGTTCGACGGGGGCGTTCCGGTGCTCGCGTACCACACCGGGAGCGACCGGGGCGGCCCGGCGGCCCTGGCCGACCTCGCGATTCCCGGCCCGTACCACGTCTCCGTGTTCGAACTCGACGCCGCGGCCCTCGCCGACGCCCACGAGGCCGACGAACTACGGGTCCCACCGGGGATGCCGGCGGAGCGCCTCGCGGGCGACCCGGCACTGGCAGACAGCACCCGACGAGCGGCCCCGGAGACACGGCGCGACGAGGCGGAGTCCGAGAACGCGGACACGCACAGCGCGGTCGAGGCGTTCCTCGCCGACGAAGAGAAGATAGCGGCAATTCGAGAACAAGCGCGCGCTGAGGCGGCCGAACGCGCCGATGAGTGGGGATTTTAGCTCGTCCGGACGGGAATCCACCACACCCGCGACCGGCCACCCACTTTCTTGCTCGTGATGTCCGTCTCGGATTCGAGGCTGTGGAGTTTGTTCAGCGCCGTCCGACGGGAACACCCGAGTCGGTCGGCCACTTCCGACGCGGTCAGGGGTTCGGCGTAGTCGTCCCGGTCTTTGAACACTTCGATGACATCTGATTCAGTGTACTGGACTTCACGTCCGGGCGGTGACATATACGTGAGATGGACGGCAGGGTACTTAATTGTCGCCCGGTGGCTGTCGCGTCGCGGGGCGTCGCCGCCACCGAAATGTGTCCCGGCCGCTGGGGGTGCCAATCGGCGCTCGTCGATTCCGAACTCGAATCACTGCGTCCGCGGTATCCGGGCGGGTGTTACAGGTGCTGTAACATCTAACGGAAGGTAAGTATAGGATACCCCCACTCCCACTGTCCGATGGGGAAAGCCCCACACCAGTACGCGTGAACTGGCCAGTGGCACGCGTACGACTCCGCTTCGGCCTTCCACTATCGCCGTCGGGGGCGCCTCCCTCCGACCGGCGTCTTTACACGAGTACAGATTCGTCAGGAGTACAGATTCTGCAGTGGTTGGGCTCGCTGCCGTCGTCGCTCGAAGGCGTCCATCGCCCACTCGACGACGGCGTCACCGCGAGTCTCCAAGATGGCTCGCATGTTGTTCCGCTCGTCGTATCCGGCCACGCAGCACCGCTCGCCGTCCACGATGAAGCCAAACGAGAGTCGCTCGTCGTGGACGTACATCGTTATCTCCTCGTGTTCCAGTCCGTGGGTCAGGTCGCCCATGAACGACTCTTCGGACTGTTCGAGGACTCGCTCGTCGATGACGAACTCGATGCTTATCCCCGACTGCAGTAACTCCGCGCCCACTTCGTTGAACGGCTTGGCGACGATGGGCGACACCGCGTAGATGTCGTTCTCGACGTTCCGGAACCACTCGGTGAACCGGTCGAGCGCGGCGAGTGGATTCCCGTCAGAACTGACGGTAATGTCTGCGTTTTCCAGCGCACTCGCTGGCAACTCGTCGGCGACGGACCCGAGACACGTCGCTATCGGTCCGAACGTCTGTGCTCGCTCGACGCCGGCGACGAACGACCGGTAGCGGTGGTACACGTCCCGACCGGTCACGGTCAGTCGGTAGTCGCCGTCGTGTTTCACGACCCACTCTCGCTCTCTGAAGCCCGCGAGGATGCGCTGAATCGTCGTTCTGGTCGCATCGACCTGCTCGCACAGTTCGCAGGGACGTGCCGGGGTGTCTGCCAGCGTCGACAACACGCTGAATCGTTGCGGGGAACCCGTGAGGAACTGGACATCCCCGAATGCGTCCTCGTCTGGATGCATCGCTCTTGAATACCAATTGTCTGCCACCATTGTTAGTGAATCGGTCTGAGCGACGGAATCGCCCCCCGAGGCCAACTGGGTACTGTCCCGGACGATTCGCGCTGACCGGTCGGAAATCACGGTAGGGCGCGGCCTCGATTGGTATCACATCTATAACTAAAATAGTTAGAAGCTAGCAATGAATTTATGGCAAACGAACGCCATTTCCAGGGGCGAATCGGCCGAACGTACGACGAATCGGAACCGTGGTGGCCCGAGCAAACTCGGGCCCCCGAGGACGCGCCGAACGTCCTGATGGTCGTCTTAGACGACGTCGGATTCGGGCAACTGGGTTGTTACGGCGGCCTCGTCGACACGCCGAACATCGACCGACTCGCCGACAACGGCCTCCAGTACAACAACTTCCACACGACGGCGCTGTGCTCGCCAACTCGGTCCTGTCTCATGACCGGTCGGAACCATCACTCGAACGCGATGGCCGGTATCTCCGAGGTATCGACGGGATTCCCCGGCTACAACGGCCACATCCCACACGAGAACGGGTTCGTTTCGGAGACGCTCGTCGAGGAGGGTTACAGTACGCACGCCCTCGGGAAGTGGCACCTCACGCCAGCGGAGTCCGGCAGTGCCGCGGGGCCGTACGACCAGTGGCCGCTCGGTCGTGGCTTCGAACGATTCTACGGCTTCCTCGGCGGTGATACGGACCAGTACACACCGAATCTCGTCTACGACAACCACCAGGTCGACCCCCCGTCGACACCCGACGAGGGATATCACCTGACCGAGGACATCGCCGACCGTGCCATCGAGTTTATCGGCGACGCGAAACAGGTCGACCCGGACAAACCGTTCTTCACGTACTTCTGTCCCGGCGCGTGTCACGCGCCGCATCAAGTGCCACGGGAGTGGGCTGATAAGTACGAAGGCGAGTTCGACATGGGTTGGGACGAAGCCCGCGAGCGGATACTCGAACGCCAGATAGAGATGGGCGTCGTCCCCGAAGGCACCGACCTGTCGCCGCACAACCCCGATGTCGACGAATGGGACTCGCTCTCGGACGACGAACAGCGACTCTACGCCCGCATGATGGAGGTGTTCGCCGGGTTCTTAGAACACACCGACGCACAAATCGGCCGGGTCCTCGACTACCTCGAGGAACTCGGCGAACTCGACGACACGCTCGTCGTGCTCGTCTCGGACAACGGAGCGAGCCCCGAGGGCGGCCCGACGGGTTCCGTCGACGAGAACCGATTCTTCAACAACGTCCCGGAATCGCTCGAAGACAACCTCGAAGCGATGGACGAACTGGGTGGCCCGAAGTACTTCAACCACTACCCGTGGGGGTGGACGTGGGCCGGGAACACGCCCTTCCAGCGCTGGAAGCGAGAGACGCACCGCGGCGGCGCGTCCGACCCGATGGTGGTCTCGTGGCCGAACGGTATCGAGGCGAGCGGCGAGATTCGCGACCAGTTCGTCCACGCCATCGACGTGATGCCGACCATTCTGGAAGCTATCGGCATCGAACCACCGGACGAAATCAAGGGCGTCTCCCAGTCGCCCATCGAGGGGACGAGCTTCGCGTTCACGTTCGACGAACCGGACGCTCCCGAGCGACACACGACCCAGTACTTCGAGATGTTCGCCTACCGCGCCATCTACCACGACGGCTGGCGCGCGGTCCACCCGTGGCCGCTCGGCGACCCCATCACCGCTGAGGACCTCTCTGCGACCAGTTTAGCGGAATCCGGCTGGGAGCTGTACAACCTCGACGAGGACTTCTCGGAGGCCCACGACGTGGCGTCCGAACATCCGGAGAAAGTGCTGGAACTCGTCCAACTCTGGTGGACCGAAGCCGGGAAGCACGACGTCCTGCCGCTCGACGGCCGCGGCGTCGAGCGCTTCGCCGAAGCGCGACCCGAACCCGGGAAGCCTCGCGACCAGTACGTCTACTACCCGGGTGGACAGTACGTGCCCGAGAACGCGGCCGTCAAGGTGCTCAACCGGAACCACAGTCTCACCGCGGACCTGCAGATTCCGGACGACGGCGCCGAAGGCGTCCTTCTCGCTCACGGCTCTCGGTCTGGCGGGTATTCCCTGTACGTCGACGACGATAGGCTCTGTTACGTCCACAATTACGTCGGCGTCGAAGAGTACGAAGTCGTCGCCGACGAACCGCTCCCTGCTGGCGAGATACAGGTCCGGATGGAGTTCGAGACGACCGGTCAGGCGAACCCCGGAGAGGGTGAAGGTGCCCCGGGACTAGTGCGACTCTACTACGGCGACGAACAGGTCGGCGAGGGCGAGATACCGGTGACGATTCCGATTACGACCGGGCTTACCGCCGGGTTGAGTTGTGGTCGTGACGCTCTCAACGCCGTCACCGACCAGTACCGCGACCGAATGCCGTTCGCGTTCACCGGTGACATCGCTCGCGTGACCGTCGACGTCAGCGGCGAACCGTTCGTCCACGCGGACAAAGAGATGGATCGCATCATGGCGCGGGAATAATCCCCGCCCGCGATTCACACGCGCCGCAGCGTTCGACGGCTCCTTTTCTGTCAGATGCCGGGCGCGTCCGTGCGGTTGGCGACCAGGAGTTCGACGAGCGTTTTCGCCAATCCGAGGACCACGGGACCGATGAAGAGGCCGAGAAAGCCAAACAGAACGACGCCGCCGAAGATACCGATGACAATGAGGGCGGGATTGAGCTGTGCCCCGCGCTGCATCGCGAGGGGTCTGATGAAGTTGTCCGACCCGCTCACGATGACGGCCCCGTATATCGCCAGTCCCGCGGCGGCGACGACGTCCCCGACGGCGGCGAGATAGACGACGGCGGGAATCCAGATTATCGACGCACCGATGAGGGGGAGCATCGAGAGGCCGAACGTCACCACGCCCCAGAAGACGAGGTTGTCGAAACCGAGGACGAGAAACCCGAGTACGGTAAGTAACGCTTGCACGCCAGCAACGATGACGTTACCGACGACGGCCGCCCACAGGAGGTGGTCGGTACGGTCGACCAGTTCGTCCGTCGTCGCCTCGTCGAACGGAATCGCCGCACGGACCCACTCGACGAAGTCGTCCCCGTCTCGCAAGAGGTAGTAGAAGGTAAAGAGGAACACCACCACCCCGACGAGAAACGCCGTGACACCGCCGATGAGGCGGACGACTCGTCCGAGGAGACCACCGATGGCGGTTCTGAAGGCGTCTCCCACCGAAGCGAGCAACGTCGAGAGGTCCCCGCTCGTTCCGAACCACCGGATGACGACGGCGAGCACGTCCGCGAAGTTCGGAAGTTCGACACCCTGTGCGACTGCGACCGCCTGTTCGACTGCGACAGCGAGCAGGAGGGCGAGCGGCGCGAGAACGACGACGATAGTCCCGAGAGTCGTGACGAGCGCGCCCCCAGTATCGCCAAGTCGACGGGATAGCCGAGAGTTCACCGGTGCGACGAGATAGGCGAGTAGGCCGCCCAGCACGATGGCTTGGAAGAACTGCATCGCGAGCAGGACCGATAGCACACCGACCAGGAGGAGAAAGACCGTGAGAAACGTATTCGATGTCGCGCTGTCGGTCATAGGGGGCTGATAGCTCTGAGTTCCGCGGCTGAGCGGCATTGTTATCCTGTGGCATATGGCGGCTGCGACGAACGGGCGAGCAGTGCGTCGACGACGGGACGAACCGTGGGGAAATCGCCGAAATCTATCGCCGTTCAAGGATGTGCCTGTCAGACAGTAATGTCGGCACAGGATTCGAAACGCCCTCAATAACGAAGCTCCTGTCCGGAAAATCACAACTATCGCTCGAACGGATTCCACCGCCCCTTGGGGCGTCCACTGCCGACGAGCGCTCGCGGGAAGGAGTACGATGTCCCCATACCGACACCACGGCCACATCGCTTGCATGGAACGCGAAACCGAACGCCCGACCGTGGGGCGAGCAGTATGAGTCCGCTCCGCCGTCGACAGGGCCGCCAAAGCCGGCGACGCCGAGGCGCGGCCGACCGCACGACCCCGACTCGATACCGGATGCGCGAGAAACTGCTCACGTTCGGGAACGACTTCCTCATCGAGACAGACGGAGGTACGCCGGCGTTCAAAGTCGACGGAAAGGCCCTCAGAGTCCGCGACACGATTCAGTTCCGGGACCAGCAGGGACGGCCACTCTACCGGGTCACGGAGCGTCTCCTTCGACTCAAGGAGACGATGGTCATCGAGCGGGACGGTCGCAAGATAGCGAGCATCCAGAAGGCCCTCGTGACGCCGCTCAGAGACCGGTTCACCGTTCGGGTCGAGGGAGGGTCGCCGTTGCACGTTCAGGGGAACATCTTCGAGCACGAATACACCATCACGCGCGACGGCGCGCGCGTGGCGACCGTCTCGAAGCGGTGGTTCCGCGTCCGCGACACGTACGGCGTCGAGGTGATGCCGGGCGAAGACGACGCGTTCGTCCTCGCCGTCACTGCGGCCGTCGATTCGATTAGTAGCCGAGGCTAGCCCGACGGACACCCCGGGGGCACGAACTCACCGAGATGACTACGATACCGTCACTGCCACCACCGTCGCCGACACCCACGCCCCGCTCCGGTCAGCGAGCGCATCGCTGCTACGCCAGTGGCCGTGCCGAGGTGTGGCGATGGCGGTGATTCTCGAAGCACTCGCGCGGCTGTCGGTCCTCGTCTTCGTCGTCTCGAGCATGCTCGCGATGGGACTGAGCCTGACCGCCGGGCAGATACTCCGTCCGCTTCGGGACCGCCGCCGGGTCGCGACGACGCTGCTGGCGAACTTCGTTCTCGTACCGCTGCTGGGGTATGCAATCTTGGCACTCGTTCCGCTCTCGGAGGCCCAGTCGGTTGGCGTGCTCTTGCTGGCGACTGCGGCCGGTGCCCCGTTTCTCCCCAAACTCGTCGAGGCGGCGAAGGGGGATCTCGCCTTCAGCGTCGGCCTGATGGTCCTGCTGATGGTGGTGACCGTCGCATACGTCCCGATAGTGCTGCCGGTGCTGTTACCGGGCGTGCAGGTCAACCCCCTCGATATCGCGAGTTCGCTGGTCGTCCTGATGCTCGCTCCGCTCGCCGTCGGTCTGCTCGTGAAAGACCGGTACGCGGACACTGCCGACGCGGTCCAACCCGTGGTCAGCCAGACGTCGAGTACGGCGCTTGTCTTCCTCGTCGTGCTCATGCTGGTGTTGAACTTCCAGACGGTTCTGAGTGTGATCGGCACCGGCGTCCTCATCGCGTTGCTATTGTTCATCGCTGGCTCGTTCGCAATCGGCTGGGGGCTGGGTGGGTCGGCGGTCGACGACCGGTCGGTCACCGGTCTCGGGACCGCACAGCGAAACGTCTCGGCCGCGCTGATTGTTGGCGCGCAGAACTTCACCGACCCGAACGTCCTCGTCGTCCTCGTCATCGGCGCGATGTTGATGCTGGTCGTCCTGTTGCCACTGGGAGGAGAGTTGGGCAGACGCACCGCCTCGGCCGCGGGAGAGTCCACGAGCGAGGGCATGACGACAGACGACTGACCGACACGATTCACAGATGACCCGACCAGACACAGATTCCGAGACGCGAGACGCACCGGACGACGACATGGCGCGGATTCCGGGCGGAACGTTCACCATGGGGGCAACGGAGTTCTACCCGGAGGAGGCCCCCACTCGGGAGGTCGAAGTCGATGGGTTCTGGATGGACACCACTCCCGTGACGAACGCCGCGTTCGCCGCCTTCGTCGACGAGACGGGCTATACGACGCTCGCCGAGCGCGAACCCGACCCCGAGGATTACCCCGGCGCGGACCCCGACGACCTCGTCCCGGGGTCGGCGGTTTTCACGCCGCCCGACGGCCCCGTCGACCTCCGGGACCCGAGCGGGTGGTGGGAGTACGTTCCCGGCGCTGACTGGCGGCACCCGTTCGGCCCCGACAGCGCCGTCGACGACCGGATGGACCACCCGGTCGTCCACGTCGCCTACGAGGACGCGGCGGCGTACGCCGAGTGGGCCGGGAAGCGACTCCCGACCGAAGCCCAGTGGGAGCGCGCCGCTCGCGGCGGTCTCGACGGCACGCGGTTCGTCTGGGGCGACGAACACGTCCCGGACGGGAAACTGCTGGCGAACACCTGGCAAGGACAGTTCCCGTACGAGAACACGATGCTCGACGGGTACG
This window encodes:
- a CDS encoding formylglycine-generating enzyme family protein, whose product is MTRPDTDSETRDAPDDDMARIPGGTFTMGATEFYPEEAPTREVEVDGFWMDTTPVTNAAFAAFVDETGYTTLAEREPDPEDYPGADPDDLVPGSAVFTPPDGPVDLRDPSGWWEYVPGADWRHPFGPDSAVDDRMDHPVVHVAYEDAAAYAEWAGKRLPTEAQWERAARGGLDGTRFVWGDEHVPDGKLLANTWQGQFPYENTMLDGYERTSPVGAFPANEFGLYDMAGNVWDWTRDWFSADPTAGTGESPSCCTPTNPRGVSKEASVDQRDPAGVPRKVLKGGSHLCAPNYCFRYRPAARYPEPVDTSTSHVGFRCIVPDER
- a CDS encoding HTH domain-containing protein, translated to MSPPGREVQYTESDVIEVFKDRDDYAEPLTASEVADRLGCSRRTALNKLHSLESETDITSKKVGGRSRVWWIPVRTS
- a CDS encoding AAA family ATPase, whose amino-acid sequence is MVEVFAVASGKGGTGKTTSTVALGMALADQYDVTVVDADTGMANLLFHAGLSDVETTLHDVLAEDAAVGEAAYERFGMTVVPCGTSLDGFRESDPTRLREVVATLAADTDVLLLDSPPALDSRAAVLPVVMADRTVIVLQPTIPAISDGLKVQEYATSYGTDVAGVLFNKVRDDERIDDVAAKTDRYFEGSTLATVPESERAREARRAGRPLLAHAPDCAAATAYRAAADSLSIRRGDSEAVADRFRSAVIPDTP
- a CDS encoding LURP-one-related/scramblase family protein, yielding MREKLLTFGNDFLIETDGGTPAFKVDGKALRVRDTIQFRDQQGRPLYRVTERLLRLKETMVIERDGRKIASIQKALVTPLRDRFTVRVEGGSPLHVQGNIFEHEYTITRDGARVATVSKRWFRVRDTYGVEVMPGEDDAFVLAVTAAVDSISSRG
- a CDS encoding bile acid:sodium symporter family protein, which produces MLRQWPCRGVAMAVILEALARLSVLVFVVSSMLAMGLSLTAGQILRPLRDRRRVATTLLANFVLVPLLGYAILALVPLSEAQSVGVLLLATAAGAPFLPKLVEAAKGDLAFSVGLMVLLMVVTVAYVPIVLPVLLPGVQVNPLDIASSLVVLMLAPLAVGLLVKDRYADTADAVQPVVSQTSSTALVFLVVLMLVLNFQTVLSVIGTGVLIALLLFIAGSFAIGWGLGGSAVDDRSVTGLGTAQRNVSAALIVGAQNFTDPNVLVVLVIGAMLMLVVLLPLGGELGRRTASAAGESTSEGMTTDD
- a CDS encoding arylsulfatase, with protein sequence MANERHFQGRIGRTYDESEPWWPEQTRAPEDAPNVLMVVLDDVGFGQLGCYGGLVDTPNIDRLADNGLQYNNFHTTALCSPTRSCLMTGRNHHSNAMAGISEVSTGFPGYNGHIPHENGFVSETLVEEGYSTHALGKWHLTPAESGSAAGPYDQWPLGRGFERFYGFLGGDTDQYTPNLVYDNHQVDPPSTPDEGYHLTEDIADRAIEFIGDAKQVDPDKPFFTYFCPGACHAPHQVPREWADKYEGEFDMGWDEARERILERQIEMGVVPEGTDLSPHNPDVDEWDSLSDDEQRLYARMMEVFAGFLEHTDAQIGRVLDYLEELGELDDTLVVLVSDNGASPEGGPTGSVDENRFFNNVPESLEDNLEAMDELGGPKYFNHYPWGWTWAGNTPFQRWKRETHRGGASDPMVVSWPNGIEASGEIRDQFVHAIDVMPTILEAIGIEPPDEIKGVSQSPIEGTSFAFTFDEPDAPERHTTQYFEMFAYRAIYHDGWRAVHPWPLGDPITAEDLSATSLAESGWELYNLDEDFSEAHDVASEHPEKVLELVQLWWTEAGKHDVLPLDGRGVERFAEARPEPGKPRDQYVYYPGGQYVPENAAVKVLNRNHSLTADLQIPDDGAEGVLLAHGSRSGGYSLYVDDDRLCYVHNYVGVEEYEVVADEPLPAGEIQVRMEFETTGQANPGEGEGAPGLVRLYYGDEQVGEGEIPVTIPITTGLTAGLSCGRDALNAVTDQYRDRMPFAFTGDIARVTVDVSGEPFVHADKEMDRIMARE
- a CDS encoding helix-turn-helix transcriptional regulator — its product is MHPDEDAFGDVQFLTGSPQRFSVLSTLADTPARPCELCEQVDATRTTIQRILAGFREREWVVKHDGDYRLTVTGRDVYHRYRSFVAGVERAQTFGPIATCLGSVADELPASALENADITVSSDGNPLAALDRFTEWFRNVENDIYAVSPIVAKPFNEVGAELLQSGISIEFVIDERVLEQSEESFMGDLTHGLEHEEITMYVHDERLSFGFIVDGERCCVAGYDERNNMRAILETRGDAVVEWAMDAFERRRQRAQPLQNLYS
- a CDS encoding AI-2E family transporter; protein product: MQAMWPWCRYGDIVLLPASARRQWTPQGAVESVRAIVVIFRTGASLLRAFRILCRHYCLTGTSLNGDRFRRFPHGSSRRRRTARPFVAAAICHRITMPLSRGTQSYQPPMTDSATSNTFLTVFLLLVGVLSVLLAMQFFQAIVLGGLLAYLVAPVNSRLSRRLGDTGGALVTTLGTIVVVLAPLALLLAVAVEQAVAVAQGVELPNFADVLAVVIRWFGTSGDLSTLLASVGDAFRTAIGGLLGRVVRLIGGVTAFLVGVVVFLFTFYYLLRDGDDFVEWVRAAIPFDEATTDELVDRTDHLLWAAVVGNVIVAGVQALLTVLGFLVLGFDNLVFWGVVTFGLSMLPLIGASIIWIPAVVYLAAVGDVVAAAGLAIYGAVIVSGSDNFIRPLAMQRGAQLNPALIVIGIFGGVVLFGFLGLFIGPVVLGLAKTLVELLVANRTDAPGI